One Prosthecobacter sp. genomic window carries:
- the gatC gene encoding Asp-tRNA(Asn)/Glu-tRNA(Gln) amidotransferase subunit GatC: MPEVHQIDIHHVAKLARLSLTDDEAKRYESQLDGILTYIDTLTRYNLDGVEPTAHAMPVFDVLRADEARPGFTQEQALSNAPKRTADQFQISKVIE; this comes from the coding sequence ATGCCTGAAGTTCATCAGATCGACATCCATCACGTCGCCAAACTGGCGCGACTCTCCCTCACCGACGACGAGGCGAAGCGCTACGAATCGCAGCTCGACGGCATCCTCACCTACATCGACACGCTGACGCGTTACAATCTCGATGGCGTCGAGCCAACGGCGCATGCGATGCCGGTGTTTGATGTTCTGCGTGCGGATGAGGCCCGCCCCGGCTTCACGCAGGAGCAGGCGCTTTCCAATGCCCCCAAACGCACCGCCGACCAGTTCCAGATATCCAAGGTGATCGAGTAA
- a CDS encoding exosortase system-associated protein, TIGR04073 family produces MKNRFLLLAVTALALSSTAFGDIQSPPGHHFTWSRKLSRGVGNILFGWLEYPTTWRKSNQSDGAIAAASDFFIEGTKRTLVRAVYGVYETATFPVPSWKLTYRPPYHHKEVLDNWWGYTEFPPELGFRSEIPYSSSQGW; encoded by the coding sequence ATGAAAAATCGCTTTTTACTCCTCGCCGTCACCGCTCTGGCACTTTCCAGCACCGCTTTTGGAGACATCCAGTCTCCTCCCGGACATCACTTCACCTGGAGCCGGAAGCTCAGTCGTGGTGTGGGCAACATACTGTTCGGCTGGTTGGAATACCCCACGACATGGCGCAAAAGCAACCAGTCTGATGGTGCGATTGCCGCTGCTTCAGATTTTTTTATTGAGGGCACCAAGCGTACTCTAGTGAGAGCAGTGTACGGTGTTTATGAGACCGCAACTTTCCCAGTGCCGAGCTGGAAGCTGACCTACCGCCCGCCATATCATCACAAGGAAGTGTTGGACAACTGGTGGGGCTACACTGAGTTCCCGCCGGAGCTTGGTTTCCGTTCTGAAATTCCTTATTCAAGTTCCCAAGGCTGGTAA